The proteins below are encoded in one region of Flavobacterium nackdongense:
- a CDS encoding N-acetylneuraminate synthase family protein gives MKNPYIEIAGRKIGLDYPPLVIAEIGINHEGSLKTAKEMVDAAHRAGVEIVKHQTHIVADEMSGAAKNVIPGHTDVSIYEIMERCSLDEADELALKNYVESKGMIFISTPFSRAAADRLQKFDIPAYKIGSGECNNYPLLEHIATFGKPVILSTGMNTIESIRKAVAIFDKYQVPLALLHTTNLYPTPIPLVRLGAMIEMHQAFPDTVFGLSDHTLNNNACLGAVALGASILERHFTDTIHRTGPDIVCSMDEQTGRELIVGSNEIWQMRGGIKEPAKEEQATIDFAFATVCTIAPIQKGAVFTKENIWVKRPGTGEILAEHFTDLLGKKATRNIENDEQLRWDDVTS, from the coding sequence ATGAAAAACCCATATATAGAAATAGCCGGCCGAAAAATAGGACTAGATTATCCACCTTTAGTCATAGCCGAAATCGGTATTAACCACGAGGGTTCTCTAAAAACAGCAAAGGAAATGGTCGATGCCGCGCATCGTGCTGGTGTTGAAATAGTCAAACATCAAACCCATATCGTAGCAGACGAAATGAGTGGTGCCGCCAAAAATGTCATTCCCGGACATACTGATGTGTCGATTTACGAAATTATGGAACGTTGTTCCCTCGATGAAGCCGATGAATTAGCGCTAAAAAACTATGTCGAAAGCAAAGGGATGATTTTTATTTCTACCCCATTTTCTAGGGCCGCTGCCGATCGGTTGCAAAAATTTGATATCCCTGCCTATAAAATTGGTTCTGGTGAATGTAATAATTATCCTTTGCTGGAACATATCGCTACTTTTGGAAAACCGGTCATATTGAGTACGGGAATGAATACCATTGAAAGTATCCGCAAAGCGGTAGCAATATTTGATAAATATCAAGTACCCTTGGCTTTATTGCATACTACGAATTTATATCCAACACCGATTCCTTTGGTGCGCTTGGGAGCGATGATAGAAATGCATCAGGCCTTTCCCGATACAGTTTTCGGTTTGTCAGATCATACTTTGAATAACAATGCTTGTTTAGGGGCTGTAGCCTTGGGAGCCAGTATCTTGGAACGGCATTTTACTGACACGATACACCGCACAGGTCCCGATATTGTGTGTAGTATGGATGAACAAACTGGTCGCGAACTGATCGTTGGTTCCAATGAAATTTGGCAAATGCGGGGTGGTATAAAAGAACCCGCCAAAGAAGAGCAAGCTACTATAGATTTTGCTTTTGCCACGGTTTGTACGATTGCTCCAATCCAAAAAGGAGCCGTGTTTACTAAAGAAAATATTTGGGTCAAACGTCCGGGTACTGGTGAGATACTTGCGGAGCATTTTACTGATTTATTAGGAAAAAAAGCGACTAGAAATATTGAAAATGATGAACAGTTGCGCTGGGACGACGTTACTTCTTGA
- the neuC gene encoding UDP-N-acetylglucosamine 2-epimerase, with product MKVFVLIERRADYSRYRPILAKMKEDSFFEIHLVVTGICLLDVHGKDINYIERDGFVINAKIPMFEEGNPDNGAEMVRSMARVLVGVTNELEASKPDLVLSGFDIGGNFAVTIAAAHMNIPVAHIQGGEVTGSIDESIRHAMSKFSHIHFPATQDAKNRLIRLGENPKDIYVTGCPSIDVLVNTPYMAKEDLEKEFEVDFSKPLLLMIQHPVTTEAKSSLDQIKETINAIKNKGVQAIVLLPNNDAGHAKIIDEIKNSGLKWLPSLSTIKFVNLYRNAWALIGNSSSGIHETPSLKIPAINIGNRQMGRERAANVIDVPNDQLLIERAIEKALFDEDFRCLVRGIENPYGTGNSAETIVHLLKTIDLEKVSIQKVFYEG from the coding sequence ATGAAAGTTTTTGTATTAATCGAAAGAAGAGCAGACTATTCGAGATATCGGCCCATTTTAGCAAAAATGAAAGAAGATTCATTTTTCGAAATTCATTTAGTTGTTACGGGTATTTGTTTGCTGGATGTACACGGTAAGGATATTAATTATATAGAGCGTGATGGATTTGTTATCAACGCAAAAATACCCATGTTTGAAGAGGGAAACCCCGATAATGGTGCCGAAATGGTTCGCTCTATGGCGCGAGTGCTTGTAGGGGTAACCAATGAATTAGAAGCTTCAAAGCCAGATTTGGTACTAAGTGGATTTGATATTGGGGGCAATTTTGCTGTGACTATTGCCGCTGCGCACATGAATATTCCAGTAGCCCACATACAGGGTGGCGAAGTCACTGGCAGCATCGATGAAAGTATTCGACACGCGATGAGCAAATTTTCGCACATTCATTTTCCTGCCACTCAAGATGCCAAAAACCGATTGATACGGCTAGGGGAAAATCCGAAAGATATTTATGTCACAGGATGTCCTTCGATCGATGTTTTGGTCAATACACCTTATATGGCAAAGGAAGATTTAGAAAAAGAGTTTGAAGTAGATTTTTCTAAACCTTTACTTCTGATGATTCAACATCCCGTTACCACGGAGGCCAAATCCTCTTTGGATCAGATTAAAGAAACAATCAATGCCATCAAAAACAAAGGGGTACAAGCGATTGTTTTACTTCCTAATAATGATGCCGGACACGCTAAAATAATCGATGAAATTAAAAATTCAGGATTGAAGTGGCTTCCTTCTTTGTCCACCATTAAATTTGTTAATTTGTACCGCAATGCTTGGGCGTTAATCGGAAATTCATCTTCGGGGATTCACGAAACGCCCAGTTTAAAAATTCCGGCTATCAATATTGGCAACCGACAAATGGGACGTGAGCGAGCCGCCAATGTTATCGATGTACCGAACGATCAACTGCTGATTGAGCGAGCCATCGAAAAAGCGCTCTTTGACGAGGACTTTAGATGTTTGGTAAGAGGTATTGAAAATCCTTATGGTACTGGTAATTCGGCCGAAACCATTGTCCATCTTTTAAAGACCATTGACCTCGAAAAGGTGAGTATTCAAAAGGTGTTTTATGAAGGATAG
- a CDS encoding NAD-dependent epimerase/dehydratase family protein, with the protein MKDSKILLLGGTGLLGQSLQTEFKNSAFKNVYTCSREALESAQHIQGDLLDVALVQQLIDFKFDLIINLTGQITKPIENCLLLNSVGIEHLIQIVQQSPNCKLMQISTVGVYGTCSFADENSKLNPETPYSVAKCKAEKLLKNQLASANVVIFRLSNLYGEAQLKGIFAYLNRAASTDRVLDFNNDGSLVRFFIHVNDCAAVLVAFIQNHLQKESGVYNIIGPDKYSVLELIQLFEEIKNLKFKINLDIAPPYDNALNLSDTKIRSLFDYSPKMNIKSYFNTMNSYD; encoded by the coding sequence ATGAAGGATAGCAAAATTTTATTACTTGGCGGTACCGGACTTCTTGGACAGAGTTTGCAAACTGAGTTCAAAAACAGTGCATTCAAAAATGTATATACGTGTTCGAGGGAAGCGTTAGAAAGCGCACAGCATATCCAAGGAGATTTGTTGGATGTAGCATTGGTACAGCAATTAATTGATTTTAAATTTGATTTGATTATTAATCTAACCGGACAAATTACTAAACCCATCGAAAATTGTTTATTGCTCAACTCAGTGGGAATTGAACACCTGATTCAAATCGTGCAGCAGAGTCCGAATTGTAAACTAATGCAGATTTCCACAGTCGGTGTGTATGGCACTTGTAGTTTTGCCGATGAAAATAGCAAGCTCAATCCAGAAACCCCATACTCTGTTGCAAAATGTAAAGCCGAAAAGCTACTTAAGAATCAATTAGCGTCTGCTAATGTAGTTATTTTTAGACTTTCCAATTTGTATGGAGAAGCGCAACTAAAAGGTATTTTTGCTTATTTGAATCGTGCCGCTTCCACTGATCGAGTGCTTGATTTTAATAATGATGGTTCCTTAGTTCGTTTTTTTATTCACGTCAACGATTGTGCAGCGGTACTCGTTGCGTTCATACAAAATCACCTTCAAAAGGAGTCGGGAGTTTATAACATCATTGGGCCAGACAAGTATTCGGTACTCGAATTAATTCAGCTTTTTGAAGAAATTAAAAACCTGAAATTTAAAATTAATTTGGATATTGCACCACCTTATGACAATGCTTTGAATCTGTCCGACACTAAAATCAGGAGTCTTTTCGACTATTCGCCAAAAATGAATATAAAATCGTACTTCAATACAATGAACAGTTATGATTAG
- a CDS encoding nucleotidyltransferase family protein, producing the protein MIRNKEEFSLFVASPNDSIKSCMARIEQNKKGGLIIIDENQLLLGSLSDGDIRRALLAGKTLDDPITGCYNTNPIKSLDHEADALSFEILIEKKITLLPIVNGANILMAIQTADKGHRFEPVSNYVVLMVGGEGLRLGELTRDMPKTLLKVGGKPILQTILERLAYFGFRNIILCTNYLSEAIEDFCGDGTQFGLNVSYYKEKNKLGTIGAVKNLKQQLKEPFLVMNGDLLTGLNYKNILDFHRANGSVMTIGCANYTSNVPYGVIETDGVRVKRILEKPSYSYRVSGGIYVLNHQLLDLIPSDRYFDITDLMEIIIAQQQLISAFPIEEYWLDIGLPNDFLKANEDYNQLFNL; encoded by the coding sequence ATGATTAGAAATAAAGAAGAATTTTCACTATTCGTAGCGAGTCCCAACGATTCTATTAAAAGCTGTATGGCAAGGATAGAACAAAATAAAAAGGGGGGCTTGATTATTATTGATGAAAATCAGCTATTGCTCGGAAGTTTGAGTGATGGCGATATCCGAAGAGCATTACTGGCCGGGAAAACTCTAGACGACCCAATTACCGGTTGTTATAATACCAACCCCATTAAATCATTAGACCACGAAGCAGATGCGTTGAGCTTCGAAATTTTAATCGAAAAGAAAATTACGCTATTGCCCATTGTCAATGGTGCCAATATTTTGATGGCGATTCAGACCGCCGACAAAGGACATCGGTTTGAACCTGTTTCTAATTATGTCGTGCTTATGGTTGGCGGTGAAGGTCTGCGGTTAGGCGAACTAACGCGTGATATGCCAAAAACATTGTTAAAAGTGGGCGGCAAACCTATTTTGCAAACCATTTTAGAACGATTGGCCTATTTTGGGTTTAGAAACATCATCTTGTGTACGAACTATTTATCGGAAGCCATCGAAGACTTTTGTGGAGACGGAACTCAATTTGGTTTGAATGTTTCCTATTACAAGGAAAAAAATAAGCTTGGCACGATTGGGGCAGTCAAAAACCTAAAACAACAACTGAAGGAGCCCTTTTTAGTCATGAATGGAGATTTGCTTACGGGACTCAATTATAAAAACATTTTGGATTTTCATAGAGCGAATGGTAGTGTAATGACCATAGGGTGTGCGAATTACACTTCGAATGTGCCTTATGGAGTTATAGAAACCGATGGTGTAAGGGTTAAGAGAATTTTGGAAAAACCATCGTATTCGTATCGAGTGAGTGGCGGAATTTATGTGCTGAATCACCAACTTTTGGATTTAATACCCAGTGATCGCTACTTCGACATTACTGATTTGATGGAGATAATTATTGCGCAGCAGCAACTGATATCGGCTTTTCCTATTGAAGAATATTGGTTGGATATAGGACTGCCCAATGATTTTTTAAAAGCTAACGAAGATTATAATCAATTATTCAATTTATGA
- a CDS encoding GDP-mannose 4,6-dehydratase, producing the protein MKEHYQGKRVFVTGAAGFIGSHVVEELVHNGAIVTALVHYNSNSNIANLNYLDIEILQQVNIVFGDVTDAFQMEYLIRGQDIVLHLAALIGIPYSYIAPAAYVATNINGTLNILEACRKNNTSKLVVTSTSETYGTALYAPIDEKHPLQGQSPYSATKIGADKLAESYWLSFGLPVCIFRPFNTFGPRQSMRAVIPTIIVQALQDGTEIKLGSLSPVRDMVFVKDTAAGFLKAGLSANTNGEVVSVGTGTGATIGEIVDLVQEIVGTNKTVLEDVGRVRPEKSEVFKLICDNQKAKALLDWEPKVSLKEGLVQTIDFIQKNRAIYNAEGYVI; encoded by the coding sequence ATGAAAGAGCATTACCAAGGGAAAAGAGTATTCGTTACCGGCGCTGCTGGATTTATAGGGAGTCATGTAGTCGAAGAATTAGTACATAATGGTGCTATTGTTACCGCATTGGTGCATTATAATTCGAATTCCAATATCGCCAATTTAAACTATCTTGATATTGAAATTTTGCAGCAAGTAAACATCGTTTTTGGTGATGTTACCGATGCTTTTCAGATGGAGTATTTAATCCGTGGGCAAGATATCGTCCTGCATCTGGCGGCCTTGATCGGCATTCCTTATTCGTATATAGCACCAGCGGCTTATGTAGCAACGAATATAAATGGAACCTTGAATATACTTGAAGCTTGTCGAAAAAACAACACTAGTAAACTAGTAGTTACCTCTACCTCAGAAACATACGGAACGGCGCTATATGCTCCCATTGACGAAAAACATCCCTTACAAGGGCAATCGCCTTACAGTGCCACAAAAATCGGGGCCGATAAGTTAGCCGAAAGTTATTGGTTGTCGTTCGGTTTACCTGTTTGTATTTTTAGACCTTTCAATACTTTTGGTCCCAGACAATCGATGCGAGCTGTAATACCTACGATTATTGTTCAAGCACTGCAAGATGGTACTGAAATCAAATTGGGTTCTTTATCTCCGGTGCGGGATATGGTTTTTGTAAAAGATACTGCCGCTGGCTTTCTCAAAGCAGGTTTGTCTGCCAATACAAATGGTGAAGTCGTTAGCGTTGGAACGGGAACTGGCGCCACTATTGGTGAAATAGTAGATTTGGTGCAGGAAATCGTTGGAACTAACAAAACCGTACTAGAGGATGTTGGACGAGTGCGACCCGAAAAAAGCGAAGTTTTTAAACTAATTTGCGACAATCAAAAAGCCAAAGCATTGCTCGATTGGGAACCAAAAGTCAGTTTAAAAGAGGGGTTAGTACAAACTATCGATTTTATTCAAAAAAATCGAGCAATTTATAATGCAGAGGGTTATGTTATTTAA
- a CDS encoding MBOAT family O-acyltransferase, producing MLFNSLSFLLFLPIVFALYWWVNKKGLQLQNFLLLLASYFFYACWDWRFLFLLLFSTALDYFTGIQMVEAKNQGRKKVWFWLSIIVNLGFLGVFKYYNFFADSFAETLFGLGFQANFWTLQVILPVGISFYTFHGLSYVIDIYKGRIQPERNIITYSLFVAYFPLLVAGPIERATHLLPQIKKRRFFDYPKAVDGMHQITWGLFKKVVIADNCALYANDIFDHYQSMNSLSLILGAIYFAFQIYGDFSGYSDIALGTSKLFGIDLLRNFNYPYFSRDIAEFWRRWHISLSSWFRDYLYIPLGGSQGGMMMKIRNTFIIFLVSGFWHGANWTFLVWGALHAMFFLPLLITQNNRNNIESVAKGKSWPTIQEFMAMLLTFGLTAFAWIFFRAKTVSEAIDYIKNIFRFNLEGGIQFLDFERYSVELLMLLGLFIIVEWNAREQEHPINGKWAKLKALVILTAILILGVFSSPSDFIYFQF from the coding sequence ATGCTTTTCAATTCCCTATCCTTTTTACTGTTTCTTCCCATTGTTTTTGCACTCTATTGGTGGGTGAATAAAAAAGGTCTGCAGCTCCAAAATTTCTTATTGTTATTGGCGAGTTATTTCTTTTATGCTTGTTGGGATTGGCGATTTCTTTTTCTATTGCTTTTTTCTACAGCCTTGGATTATTTCACTGGAATACAAATGGTGGAAGCCAAAAATCAAGGACGTAAAAAGGTTTGGTTTTGGTTGAGTATAATTGTGAATCTTGGTTTTCTAGGGGTTTTTAAATACTATAATTTCTTTGCCGATTCTTTTGCCGAAACGCTTTTTGGATTGGGATTTCAAGCTAATTTTTGGACCTTGCAAGTGATATTGCCTGTTGGGATTTCCTTTTACACCTTTCACGGACTGTCCTATGTTATTGATATATACAAAGGAAGAATTCAGCCCGAAAGGAATATCATTACCTATTCGCTTTTTGTAGCATATTTTCCCTTGTTGGTGGCTGGGCCTATTGAAAGAGCGACGCACTTATTGCCGCAAATAAAGAAAAGACGATTTTTTGATTATCCGAAAGCCGTCGATGGGATGCATCAAATCACGTGGGGATTGTTTAAGAAAGTGGTTATTGCCGACAATTGTGCCTTGTATGCTAATGACATTTTCGATCATTATCAGTCGATGAATTCTTTGTCCTTAATTTTAGGGGCTATTTATTTTGCTTTCCAGATTTATGGTGATTTTAGTGGTTATTCAGATATCGCTTTAGGAACCTCTAAATTGTTCGGAATCGATTTATTGCGTAATTTTAATTACCCTTATTTTTCGCGAGATATTGCCGAGTTTTGGCGCCGTTGGCATATTTCATTGTCCTCGTGGTTTCGGGATTATTTGTATATTCCCCTTGGCGGAAGTCAAGGCGGGATGATGATGAAAATTCGGAATACCTTTATTATTTTCCTAGTCAGTGGTTTTTGGCACGGGGCAAATTGGACATTTTTGGTTTGGGGAGCTTTGCACGCTATGTTCTTCTTACCGCTTTTGATTACACAAAATAATAGAAATAATATTGAATCTGTAGCCAAAGGAAAATCTTGGCCAACAATACAAGAATTTATGGCAATGCTACTTACCTTTGGTTTAACGGCTTTTGCCTGGATCTTTTTTCGAGCTAAAACAGTTTCAGAGGCAATAGACTATATCAAAAATATATTCCGATTTAATTTGGAAGGCGGCATTCAGTTTTTAGATTTCGAACGCTATTCAGTTGAATTACTGATGCTATTGGGCTTGTTTATTATTGTCGAATGGAATGCAAGAGAACAGGAACATCCCATCAATGGAAAATGGGCAAAACTAAAAGCATTGGTAATACTGACTGCAATTTTGATTTTAGGTGTTTTTTCTAGTCCAAGTGATTTTATTTATTTCCAGTTTTAG
- a CDS encoding polysaccharide deacetylase family protein — MLTVSNYHYIRENFATPYPSIFGVTPCDFRKQLLMLKNEGDFIEPKYLVENLKDVMESADHHFLITFDDGLKEQFENALPILDELHIPALFFINSINHIEKKVSLVHQIHLVRSVVSTASLYENLVHHTNRKLNQEEIQQAHQFYRFDDHQSAALKYFLNVLLDFTTQEKFINGIFTKHFNEKEILENLYMNTDEMQHLIKRGFLGSHTHTHLPLGIYEEQTILYELETTKKYLENLGGVAIDCVAYPYGTKEAATEEVGRLAKQLGYKIGFTTNPGLNEGSNNPLLLNRFDCNDLIGGKNYK, encoded by the coding sequence ATGTTAACCGTTTCTAATTACCATTATATCCGCGAAAATTTTGCAACACCTTATCCCAGTATATTTGGTGTAACTCCTTGCGACTTTAGAAAACAATTATTGATGCTAAAAAACGAAGGAGATTTTATAGAACCCAAGTATCTCGTAGAAAATTTAAAAGATGTAATGGAATCTGCGGACCATCATTTTCTCATCACTTTTGATGACGGATTGAAAGAACAGTTTGAAAACGCTTTGCCCATCCTGGATGAATTGCATATTCCGGCTCTTTTTTTTATAAATTCTATCAATCATATCGAGAAGAAAGTGAGTTTGGTACATCAAATTCATTTGGTTCGGTCGGTGGTTTCCACAGCATCACTTTACGAAAACTTGGTTCATCACACGAATAGGAAATTAAACCAAGAGGAAATTCAACAGGCCCATCAGTTTTATCGATTTGATGATCATCAAAGTGCAGCATTAAAATATTTTTTGAATGTTTTATTGGATTTTACTACCCAAGAAAAATTTATAAATGGTATTTTTACAAAACATTTTAACGAAAAGGAAATACTGGAAAATCTGTATATGAATACAGATGAAATGCAGCACCTAATCAAAAGAGGGTTTCTAGGCAGTCATACTCATACACATTTGCCATTGGGAATTTATGAGGAACAGACTATACTTTACGAACTGGAGACTACCAAAAAATACTTAGAAAATTTAGGAGGTGTCGCAATAGACTGTGTAGCTTACCCTTATGGAACCAAAGAAGCCGCAACCGAAGAAGTGGGAAGACTTGCTAAACAACTAGGTTATAAAATTGGGTTTACAACAAATCCAGGATTAAATGAGGGGTCTAATAATCCGTTATTACTCAATAGATTTGATTGTAATGATTTGATTGGCGGTAAAAATTATAAATAA
- a CDS encoding GNAT family N-acetyltransferase, whose amino-acid sequence MIIREATIKDWDKLLVFFQNIYRPNHPLHCKEFWKWQYGDEKFGRSFICLDDTEQVVAHVGASFENDLAWLMNLYVSKEHEGKRIPSKLYDLARQYYPLVTTAANKAALDMYQSMRWIRYHNLVRYVKINPIITDVNIENVCKSTSVNVQDYLAQDIHYFQQPTIKGLLFKDGSRAVSQEEVGGLRVLDIGNSRELESEAWRLGFLWMDYTTSWNDTKTRKLEKNGWVLDYKSVVPWRLNPVEENCFCDVSFLSEEPIDKELIVKRSHSDHGRIGSINKV is encoded by the coding sequence ATGATTATTAGAGAAGCAACCATAAAGGATTGGGATAAACTTCTAGTTTTTTTTCAAAACATTTATAGACCTAACCATCCGCTTCATTGCAAAGAGTTTTGGAAATGGCAATACGGGGACGAAAAATTTGGTCGTTCGTTTATTTGTCTTGATGATACTGAACAAGTAGTGGCTCACGTTGGGGCGAGTTTTGAAAATGATTTAGCTTGGCTTATGAATCTTTATGTGAGCAAGGAACACGAAGGCAAACGTATTCCGTCGAAACTGTATGATTTGGCGAGACAATATTATCCTTTGGTAACGACCGCTGCGAATAAGGCAGCATTAGATATGTACCAAAGTATGCGATGGATTCGCTATCATAACTTAGTTAGGTACGTAAAAATAAATCCGATTATTACAGATGTAAATATAGAAAACGTTTGCAAAAGCACTAGTGTCAATGTACAGGATTATCTGGCACAGGACATTCATTATTTTCAACAGCCTACAATAAAAGGGCTTCTTTTCAAAGACGGCTCCCGAGCTGTCAGTCAAGAAGAGGTGGGCGGGCTCCGTGTTTTAGATATTGGAAACAGCAGAGAATTAGAAAGTGAAGCTTGGCGATTGGGTTTTTTATGGATGGATTATACAACATCGTGGAACGATACTAAAACTAGAAAATTGGAAAAAAATGGATGGGTTTTGGATTATAAAAGTGTAGTTCCTTGGCGTTTGAATCCAGTCGAAGAAAATTGTTTTTGTGACGTTAGTTTTCTTTCAGAAGAGCCTATAGATAAAGAATTGATAGTTAAAAGATCACATTCTGACCACGGTAGAATAGGAAGTATAAATAAGGTTTAA
- a CDS encoding glycosyltransferase family protein, with protein MKNLGVVITDGVGFRNFILSDFISEAKNNFDTVVLYSCIPANAFQKYHLNCKIVELDQINEKFITWFFRKAKEVAHLQLHKKNNFGIQDNFNTNKTRAKNPRGYATRFIYSLTTWLHSESWILRFNKLQQLTFQNNPIGEIFSKQLKEDQIDILFFTHQRPPFIAPLIYQAEKLKIKTVSFIFSWDNLASKGRMAGNFDHYLVWSDLMQSDLLHFYQSVKPHQIDVVGTPQFEPYVLDRYKTNKDDFYKRYNLDAALPVILFTCNDSSSKNDPFYLELLADYIASNKIQANLIVRTSPADVPSRFLYLQEKYPFIKWNFPDWILTRENHAEPWTQRVPEFDDVVHLKSVLQFSDVIINVLSTIILDGFLFDKPSICPVFGNQQKGFDDALKFLDYAHLQQVEDSNAVTIVKKQADYLIAIEAVLKNPLAKINEQKKFVALEIGKPLQGTSKRIASILSQLND; from the coding sequence ATGAAAAACTTAGGGGTAGTCATAACGGATGGTGTAGGTTTTCGAAATTTTATTTTGAGTGATTTTATTAGCGAAGCCAAAAATAATTTTGATACAGTGGTTCTCTATTCTTGTATTCCAGCTAATGCTTTTCAAAAATATCATTTGAATTGTAAAATAGTTGAATTAGATCAGATTAATGAAAAATTCATCACTTGGTTTTTTAGGAAGGCCAAAGAAGTCGCTCATTTGCAATTGCATAAAAAAAACAATTTTGGCATACAGGATAATTTTAATACCAATAAGACTAGAGCAAAAAATCCTCGTGGGTATGCTACGCGATTTATTTACAGCCTGACCACTTGGCTGCATTCGGAATCTTGGATATTGCGATTTAATAAGCTGCAACAATTAACTTTCCAAAATAATCCAATAGGCGAAATATTCTCCAAACAGTTGAAAGAAGATCAAATCGACATTCTTTTTTTTACGCACCAACGGCCACCTTTTATCGCACCGCTAATTTATCAGGCTGAAAAATTAAAAATTAAAACGGTTTCCTTTATTTTTAGTTGGGACAATCTCGCTTCTAAAGGAAGAATGGCGGGTAATTTTGATCATTATTTGGTATGGAGTGATTTGATGCAATCCGATTTGTTGCATTTTTATCAATCCGTAAAACCGCATCAAATTGATGTTGTTGGGACTCCACAGTTTGAACCCTATGTTTTGGATCGTTATAAAACCAACAAAGACGATTTTTACAAAAGGTATAATCTAGATGCCGCATTACCTGTTATTTTATTTACCTGCAATGATTCCAGCAGCAAGAATGACCCTTTTTACCTGGAATTACTAGCCGATTATATAGCTTCCAATAAAATACAAGCGAATTTAATAGTGCGAACGTCACCTGCCGATGTACCAAGTCGGTTTTTGTATCTACAGGAAAAATATCCTTTCATTAAGTGGAACTTTCCTGATTGGATATTAACGCGAGAAAATCACGCAGAGCCCTGGACACAGCGTGTACCCGAATTTGATGATGTGGTCCATTTAAAATCAGTATTGCAGTTTTCTGATGTGATAATCAATGTGCTGTCTACTATAATTTTAGATGGATTCTTGTTTGATAAACCTTCTATCTGTCCTGTTTTTGGCAATCAGCAGAAAGGATTTGACGACGCTTTAAAGTTTTTGGATTACGCCCATTTACAACAAGTCGAAGATAGTAATGCGGTAACGATTGTAAAAAAACAAGCAGACTATTTGATTGCGATTGAAGCAGTTTTAAAAAATCCGTTAGCTAAAATCAATGAACAAAAAAAGTTTGTTGCTTTAGAAATAGGGAAACCACTGCAAGGCACCAGTAAGCGAATCGCGTCAATTTTATCACAACTGAATGACTAA